In the Alkaliphilus oremlandii OhILAs genome, one interval contains:
- a CDS encoding CD1247 N-terminal domain-containing protein, with protein MEFLYEKVAYLKGLADGLDIEETTKEGKLLVKIIDILEDFADAIVEIDEDVDEIAEYVEAMDEDLTNIEEDLYEDEDEDDEDDEDDEDIDFVEVECPNCHEEIYIDEDLLYEDDIDVVCPRCNEKIELEEEDCCCHGNHCDDEN; from the coding sequence ATGGAATTTTTATATGAAAAAGTAGCGTATTTAAAAGGATTAGCAGATGGTCTAGATATCGAAGAAACAACAAAAGAAGGTAAATTACTAGTTAAAATTATCGATATCCTAGAAGATTTTGCAGATGCAATCGTAGAAATCGATGAAGATGTAGATGAAATTGCTGAATACGTTGAAGCAATGGACGAAGACTTAACAAATATCGAGGAAGATTTATACGAAGATGAGGATGAAGACGATGAGGATGACGAAGACGATGAAGATATTGACTTTGTTGAAGTAGAGTGTCCGAATTGCCATGAAGAAATATACATAGATGAAGACTTACTTTATGAAGATGATATTGACGTAGTGTGTCCAAGATGTAATGAAAAAATTGAATTAGAAGAAGAAGATTGTTGCTGTCATGGCAATCACTGCGATGACGAAAACTAA
- the efp gene encoding elongation factor P, with translation MISASDFRKGVTFEMNGEPYVVLDFQHVKPGKGAAFVRTKYKNLKNGGTREEAFNPSDKFPKAHIETKEMQYLYSDGELYYFMDNETFEQTPLTYEEVEDAIKFLKENDNATIKFYHGKPFQVDPPNFVELQITETEPGVKGDTASNVTKTATVETGAVIHVPLFVNEGDTVRIDTRTGEYMSRV, from the coding sequence ATGATTTCAGCAAGTGATTTTAGAAAAGGAGTAACATTCGAAATGAATGGAGAGCCTTATGTAGTCTTAGATTTCCAGCACGTAAAACCTGGAAAAGGAGCAGCGTTTGTAAGAACAAAATATAAGAATCTAAAAAATGGTGGAACTAGGGAAGAAGCGTTCAATCCTAGTGATAAATTTCCAAAAGCTCATATAGAAACGAAAGAAATGCAATATCTATACAGTGATGGCGAGCTATATTATTTTATGGATAATGAAACTTTTGAGCAGACTCCTTTAACTTATGAAGAAGTTGAGGATGCAATTAAATTCTTAAAAGAGAATGATAATGCTACAATTAAGTTCTATCATGGAAAGCCATTCCAAGTAGATCCCCCAAACTTCGTTGAGTTACAGATTACTGAAACAGAGCCAGGCGTAAAAGGTGATACTGCAAGTAATGTAACTAAGACTGCTACAGTTGAAACTGGTGCAGTAATTCATGTGCCTCTATTTGTTAACGAAGGAGACACAGTTAGAATTGATACTCGTACCGGCGAGTATATGTCTAGAGTATAG
- a CDS encoding shikimate kinase, which yields MVKNIVLVGFMAVGKTTLGKLLADQLDYNFIDLDLFIEKKESMSISEIFRLKGEAYFRQKESEALDLLSDVEQSVIATGGGTVISEENRSKLKQIGRVIYLEAEPSWILTNIKRSAVIRPLLVDERKSMDKIIEILENRRLYYEGTSEIKIPVSHRTLEEIIKDIVCNI from the coding sequence ATGGTAAAGAATATTGTTCTAGTAGGATTCATGGCAGTAGGAAAGACAACCTTAGGAAAGTTACTAGCGGATCAATTAGACTATAACTTTATTGATTTAGATCTGTTCATAGAAAAGAAAGAAAGTATGTCTATTAGTGAAATTTTTCGGCTAAAGGGAGAAGCCTACTTTAGACAGAAAGAAAGTGAGGCGTTAGATTTGCTCTCTGATGTAGAACAGTCCGTCATAGCTACTGGTGGTGGTACTGTAATTTCAGAAGAAAATCGTAGCAAGCTAAAGCAAATAGGTAGAGTAATTTATTTAGAAGCGGAACCATCTTGGATTTTAACGAATATAAAGAGAAGCGCCGTCATTCGCCCCCTTTTGGTAGATGAAAGAAAATCCATGGATAAAATAATAGAAATTCTGGAAAATAGGCGTTTATACTATGAAGGTACTTCGGAAATTAAAATACCGGTGAGTCACCGAACACTAGAGGAAATCATAAAAGATATTGTTTGTAATATTTAG
- a CDS encoding PulJ/GspJ family protein: MIIICRKIKRSKEGFVLIELVLSILLFSTILVSMSTLFNSTYQSYRSYTERLAFKYDAQIVLKYIEKRIMECNQESIIYYKDKNIFEGRNMDNKILYVDLSGALSYKENTMINFYKPKNEIRVNKNRENNVLNNNIKEIIITEIVEGELIEFEVITNKGNYSKKIRLKFKYQKV, encoded by the coding sequence GTGATTATTATTTGTCGTAAAATAAAAAGAAGCAAGGAAGGCTTCGTTTTAATTGAGCTTGTATTATCTATTTTGCTTTTTTCTACAATCTTAGTAAGCATGTCTACTTTGTTTAATTCTACTTATCAATCGTACAGAAGCTATACAGAGCGTCTAGCTTTCAAATACGATGCACAAATCGTTCTAAAATATATAGAGAAAAGAATCATGGAATGCAATCAGGAGTCTATTATTTATTATAAAGATAAAAATATATTTGAGGGAAGGAATATGGACAATAAAATTCTATATGTGGATTTAAGTGGTGCACTTTCTTATAAAGAGAATACGATGATCAACTTTTATAAACCTAAGAATGAAATTAGAGTGAATAAAAACAGGGAAAATAATGTACTCAATAATAATATAAAAGAGATCATTATTACTGAAATAGTAGAGGGAGAATTAATAGAATTCGAAGTCATAACAAATAAAGGCAATTATTCTAAAAAAATAAGATTAAAGTTTAAGTACCAAAAGGTGTGA